One part of the Granulicella arctica genome encodes these proteins:
- the map gene encoding type I methionyl aminopeptidase encodes MAILIKTPAEIEKMRISGIALRKVHNALAPTVAPGVSTMDLEKVAVAKIAELGGIAAFKGYHGFPAALCTSINQEVVHGMPNAKRILKDGDIISIDCGVILDGFYSDAAVTYAVGTASPSTRKLLDTTLASLEAAILECQVGGRLGDIGAAVQEMCEGAGLGVVRDFVGHGIGRSMHEDPQVPNFGTRGKGPRLKAGMVLAIEPMINAGKPEVKVLPDGWTAVTVDGSYSAHFEHTVAITKDGPQVLTR; translated from the coding sequence ATGGCGATCCTTATCAAGACACCGGCCGAGATCGAGAAGATGCGCATCTCCGGCATCGCTCTGCGCAAGGTCCACAATGCGCTCGCGCCCACTGTCGCCCCTGGTGTCTCGACCATGGATCTCGAAAAGGTAGCCGTAGCAAAAATCGCCGAACTGGGCGGTATCGCCGCCTTCAAGGGCTACCACGGCTTTCCTGCGGCCCTATGCACCTCCATCAATCAGGAGGTCGTCCACGGCATGCCAAACGCCAAGCGCATTCTCAAGGATGGTGACATCATCTCGATCGACTGCGGCGTTATCCTCGACGGTTTCTACTCCGACGCTGCCGTCACTTACGCCGTTGGCACCGCCTCTCCCTCAACCCGCAAGCTCCTCGATACCACTCTGGCTTCGCTCGAGGCTGCCATTTTGGAGTGCCAGGTAGGCGGCCGCCTCGGCGATATCGGCGCCGCCGTGCAGGAGATGTGTGAGGGCGCCGGCCTCGGTGTAGTTCGCGACTTCGTTGGCCACGGCATCGGCCGATCCATGCACGAAGATCCCCAGGTCCCCAACTTTGGCACCCGCGGTAAAGGTCCCCGCCTCAAGGCCGGCATGGTCCTCGCCATCGAACCGATGATCAACGCGGGGAAGCCAGAAGTGAAGGTTCTTCCGGACGGCTGGACAGCCGTTACCGTTGACGGCAGCTACAGCGCTCACTTTGAGCACACCGTCGCCATCACCAAGGACGGCCCCCAGGTTCTTACCCGGTAG
- the infA gene encoding translation initiation factor IF-1, translating to MSKEDAIEVMAVVVETLPNAMFKVELENKHQALAHVSGRMRKNFIRILPGDRVAIELSPYDLNRGRIVYRYK from the coding sequence TTGTCGAAGGAAGATGCAATCGAAGTAATGGCAGTCGTCGTAGAGACACTGCCCAACGCCATGTTCAAGGTAGAGCTTGAGAACAAGCACCAGGCACTCGCTCATGTCTCCGGCCGCATGCGTAAGAACTTCATTCGTATCCTCCCCGGCGACCGCGTCGCGATTGAGCTCAGCCCTTACGACCTCAACCGCGGCCGCATTGTCTACCGCTACAAATAG
- the rpmJ gene encoding 50S ribosomal protein L36, whose translation MKVRASVKKICDKCKVIHRRGVVRVICENAKHKQRQG comes from the coding sequence ATGAAGGTCCGTGCATCCGTAAAGAAGATCTGTGACAAGTGCAAGGTCATTCACCGCCGTGGCGTGGTGCGTGTCATCTGCGAGAACGCCAAGCACAAGCAGCGCCAGGGTTAA
- the rpsM gene encoding 30S ribosomal protein S13, protein MARIAGVDVPNNKQARIGLTYIFGIGDSRAAKILAKADVDPIAKVGTLDEDALNRIRQVIEVEGQIEGDLRKDISLNIKRLIEIQSYRGLRHRRSLPVRGQRTHTNARTRKGPRKGTVAGKKKATK, encoded by the coding sequence ATGGCACGTATTGCTGGAGTCGATGTCCCTAACAACAAACAGGCGCGCATCGGACTCACCTACATCTTCGGCATTGGCGATTCTCGCGCCGCCAAGATCCTCGCGAAGGCTGATGTTGATCCCATCGCGAAGGTCGGCACGCTCGACGAGGACGCGCTGAACCGCATCCGTCAGGTTATCGAAGTTGAGGGCCAGATCGAAGGCGATCTCCGCAAGGACATCTCGCTCAACATCAAGCGCCTCATCGAAATTCAGTCCTACCGTGGCCTCCGCCACCGCCGCAGCCTCCCGGTTCGCGGTCAGCGCACCCACACCAACGCTCGCACCCGCAAAGGCCCTCGCAAGGGAACCGTTGCCGGCAAGAAGAAAGCGACGAAATAA
- the rpsK gene encoding 30S ribosomal protein S11, with protein MAKTQNQQKTGKAAGKGKKFKKRERKNVPFGLVFIQASFNNTIVTITDQTGNTLSWKSSGSLGFRGSRKGTPFAAQQAAVGAANAARDHGLRSVDVRVSGPGSGRESAIRALATTGIEVRSIRDVTPMPHNGCRPPKRRRV; from the coding sequence ATGGCGAAGACTCAGAATCAGCAGAAGACCGGCAAAGCAGCAGGCAAGGGCAAGAAGTTCAAGAAGCGCGAGCGGAAGAACGTTCCATTCGGTCTCGTCTTCATCCAGGCCTCGTTCAACAACACCATCGTCACCATCACCGACCAGACGGGCAACACGCTCTCCTGGAAGTCCTCCGGCTCGCTCGGCTTCCGCGGCTCCCGCAAGGGAACCCCGTTCGCGGCGCAGCAGGCTGCCGTCGGTGCTGCCAACGCAGCGCGCGACCACGGCCTTCGCTCGGTCGACGTCCGCGTCTCCGGTCCCGGCTCCGGCCGCGAGTCCGCGATCCGCGCTCTCGCCACCACCGGTATTGAGGTTCGCAGCATCCGCGACGTTACGCCGATGCCGCACAACGGCTGCCGCCCTCCAAAGCGTCGCCGCGTTTGA
- the rpsD gene encoding 30S ribosomal protein S4, translating into MARYTGPVCRLCRRDGTKLFLKGAKCFTEKCPVEKRNFPPGQHGQSKKVKKVVGYGLQLREKQKAKRIYFTLETQFRAYYQKASNKTGVTGELLLQQLETRLDNVAYRLGFAMSRRQARQVVRHGHLLVNGRKVNIPSFQCKVGDEIAIREGSKALVILEESKNFAAGQRSVTWIDINRDNLSGKIVALPKREDISLPVNEQLIVELYSK; encoded by the coding sequence ATGGCACGTTATACCGGACCCGTCTGCCGCCTCTGCCGCCGCGACGGCACCAAGCTTTTCCTCAAGGGAGCCAAGTGCTTCACTGAGAAGTGCCCTGTTGAAAAGCGCAACTTCCCCCCAGGTCAGCATGGTCAGTCCAAGAAGGTCAAGAAGGTCGTCGGCTACGGTCTGCAGCTCCGTGAGAAGCAGAAGGCCAAGCGCATCTACTTCACCCTCGAGACTCAGTTCCGCGCCTACTACCAGAAGGCATCGAACAAGACCGGCGTCACCGGCGAACTCCTGCTCCAGCAGCTTGAGACCCGCCTCGACAACGTCGCCTACCGCCTCGGCTTTGCAATGAGCCGCCGCCAGGCCCGTCAGGTCGTCCGCCACGGTCACCTTCTCGTCAACGGCCGCAAGGTCAACATCCCGTCCTTCCAGTGCAAGGTCGGCGATGAGATCGCAATCCGCGAAGGCTCGAAGGCTCTCGTGATTCTTGAAGAGTCGAAGAACTTTGCCGCTGGTCAGCGCTCCGTCACCTGGATCGACATCAACCGGGACAACCTCTCCGGCAAGATCGTCGCCCTGCCGAAGCGCGAGGACATCAGCCTGCCTGTCAACGAGCAGCTGATCGTCGAACTCTACAGCAAGTAG
- a CDS encoding DNA-directed RNA polymerase subunit alpha → MLWRGFQKPKRLAVDTETLTDKYGKFSAQPFERGFGTTVGNALRRTLLSSIEGAAVTAVRIEGVLHEFQSITGVVEDATDIILNLKQIPFKLAGDGPKALYLRADAAGVITSGQIEADGDVEILDKNVYICTVSEGGKIDMEMRLKRGRGYISADKNFDSDLGLGFIPVDSVHSPVRKVNYLVEAARLGQITDYDKLTIEIWTNGTVLPADALGLSAKLLKDHMTIFINFEEELEAGHDGLHDGPAIRNENLNRSVEELELSVRSYNCLKNANIATIGELIQKTEAEMLKTKNFGRKSLNEIKEILAQMGLSLGMKIDENGNPQPGPTSVLPAATLAASFGNFDDDDDEDEDDEDFDLPVANESENF, encoded by the coding sequence ATGCTTTGGAGAGGTTTTCAGAAGCCCAAGCGTCTCGCAGTCGATACCGAAACACTCACCGACAAGTACGGCAAGTTCTCCGCGCAGCCCTTTGAGCGCGGCTTTGGTACCACGGTTGGCAACGCCCTTCGCCGCACCCTGCTCTCCTCCATCGAGGGTGCTGCTGTCACCGCCGTGCGCATCGAAGGCGTTCTGCACGAGTTCCAGTCGATCACCGGCGTCGTTGAGGACGCGACCGACATCATCCTCAACCTCAAGCAGATCCCTTTCAAGCTTGCAGGCGACGGTCCCAAGGCCCTCTATCTACGCGCTGATGCCGCGGGTGTCATCACCTCCGGTCAGATCGAAGCAGACGGCGACGTCGAGATCCTCGATAAGAACGTGTATATCTGCACCGTCTCTGAAGGCGGCAAGATTGACATGGAGATGCGCCTCAAGCGCGGTCGCGGTTACATCTCGGCTGACAAGAACTTCGACTCCGATCTCGGTCTTGGCTTCATTCCTGTCGACTCCGTTCACTCGCCCGTCCGCAAGGTCAACTACCTCGTCGAGGCAGCCCGTCTCGGTCAGATCACCGACTATGACAAGCTCACCATCGAGATCTGGACCAACGGAACCGTTCTTCCGGCAGACGCGCTCGGCCTTTCTGCCAAGCTTCTGAAGGACCACATGACGATCTTCATCAACTTCGAAGAGGAGTTGGAAGCTGGTCACGACGGTCTGCACGATGGTCCCGCGATCCGCAACGAGAATCTCAACCGTTCGGTCGAGGAGCTCGAGCTCTCCGTCCGCAGCTACAACTGCCTCAAGAACGCCAACATCGCCACCATCGGCGAGCTCATTCAGAAGACCGAAGCTGAGATGCTGAAGACCAAGAACTTCGGTCGCAAATCTCTCAATGAGATCAAGGAGATCCTCGCGCAGATGGGCCTGTCTCTCGGCATGAAGATCGACGAGAACGGCAACCCGCAGCCCGGACCCACCTCCGTCCTGCCGGCAGCCACTCTCGCCGCCTCCTTCGGCAACTTCGATGACGACGATGATGAAGATGAGGACGACGAAGACTTCGATCTTCCCGTCGCGAACGAGTCAGAGAACTTCTAA
- the rplQ gene encoding 50S ribosomal protein L17, with product MRHRNAGFKLGRNTSHRRAMLRNLVTSIILMDRVETTITKCKATRPLVEKMITLGKRGTVHARRQALSYLMTPESVDRLFNVVAPRYSARPGGYSRIIRTGARKGDAAEMAFIELLGAEHELNEKAQKRAEAREKKREELQKQLAEQNPGEAQDPNTEA from the coding sequence ATGCGTCACCGCAATGCAGGATTCAAACTAGGACGAAACACCAGCCACCGCCGTGCCATGCTGCGGAATCTGGTCACCTCCATCATTCTGATGGACCGCGTCGAAACCACCATCACCAAGTGCAAGGCTACCCGCCCTCTCGTCGAGAAGATGATCACCCTCGGCAAGCGCGGCACCGTCCATGCACGCCGCCAGGCCCTCTCATACCTCATGACGCCTGAGTCGGTCGACCGCCTCTTCAACGTCGTGGCGCCCCGTTACAGCGCACGTCCGGGTGGCTACAGCCGCATTATCCGCACCGGAGCCCGCAAGGGTGACGCTGCCGAGATGGCCTTTATCGAGCTCCTCGGAGCAGAGCACGAGCTCAACGAGAAGGCTCAGAAGCGCGCAGAAGCCCGCGAGAAGAAGCGCGAAGAGCTTCAGAAACAGCTTGCTGAGCAGAATCCCGGCGAAGCGCAAGACCCCAACACTGAGGCATAA
- a CDS encoding DUF6677 family protein, translating to MATNAQVVTRVQGKSPVAPIVVLVAGWLVPGAGHFLLKKWGRGALLLVSIAAMFSIGLALQGKVYVPGTSELLDILNFVGDLGNGCLYFVARAMDLGASSVQTAVADYGSKFIVVAGLLNIICAVDAHSLATGRKRS from the coding sequence ATGGCGACGAATGCACAGGTGGTAACTCGGGTTCAGGGCAAGTCTCCTGTGGCACCGATTGTGGTTTTGGTTGCGGGCTGGCTGGTTCCGGGAGCGGGTCACTTCCTGCTGAAGAAGTGGGGACGCGGCGCTCTGCTGCTCGTTTCGATTGCGGCGATGTTCAGCATCGGCCTTGCCTTGCAAGGCAAGGTGTATGTTCCGGGCACATCGGAACTGCTGGATATTCTGAACTTCGTCGGCGATCTTGGAAACGGATGCCTATACTTTGTCGCACGAGCGATGGATCTTGGAGCTTCGTCGGTGCAGACAGCGGTGGCGGATTACGGAAGCAAGTTCATCGTTGTCGCGGGATTGCTGAATATCATCTGCGCGGTTGACGCACACTCGCTGGCAACGGGGAGGAAGCGGTCCTGA
- a CDS encoding M24 family metallopeptidase: protein MNLSDIQAALRDQHLDGWLFYDHHHRDPLAYRILGLDENALVTRRWFYLIPADGEPKKLVHRIESGRLDSLPGSKLEYSSWQELEAGLSKLLTGSRRLAMQYSPRNAIMAISLVDAGTVEVLREMGKEIVSSADLVSQFEAVLSEAQIASHYVAQEKLDQILTEGWRELGRRVRGAGTDEFAMVDYLQRAMRSEGLVWEHGPNMSCGANSADSHYEPDAERSLAIRRGDFVLIDIWAKLDKPGSCFYDITWTGVVDREPSEREQLVFQTVRDARDAAIRAIQRAYKAGLPIAGWQADDAARAVIHGAGFGEWFTHRTGHNIATELHGNGAHLDNLETHDERLLLPNTCFSVEPGLYFPGEFGVRSEINMMTRPGHAVVTGRIQTELVRI, encoded by the coding sequence ATGAATCTTTCCGATATACAAGCAGCATTGCGGGACCAGCATCTCGATGGCTGGCTATTTTATGACCATCATCATCGCGACCCGCTCGCATACAGAATTCTAGGACTGGACGAGAATGCTCTCGTGACGCGGCGCTGGTTCTATCTGATTCCGGCAGATGGCGAGCCGAAGAAGCTAGTGCATCGGATCGAGAGCGGCAGGCTGGATTCATTGCCCGGCAGCAAGCTGGAGTACTCATCGTGGCAAGAGCTGGAAGCTGGACTGTCAAAGCTGCTTACTGGCAGCAGACGGCTTGCGATGCAATACTCTCCTCGCAATGCGATTATGGCGATCTCCCTGGTCGATGCAGGCACTGTAGAGGTTCTGCGAGAAATGGGGAAGGAGATCGTCAGCTCGGCCGATCTGGTGAGCCAGTTCGAGGCAGTACTGAGCGAGGCCCAGATCGCCAGCCATTACGTGGCGCAGGAGAAGCTCGACCAGATTCTGACCGAAGGATGGAGAGAGCTCGGACGGCGTGTGCGGGGCGCTGGCACGGACGAGTTTGCGATGGTCGATTATCTACAACGAGCGATGCGGAGCGAAGGCCTGGTTTGGGAACATGGCCCCAATATGAGCTGCGGGGCGAACAGCGCCGACTCGCATTACGAGCCAGATGCCGAAAGGTCGCTGGCGATCCGTCGAGGCGATTTTGTGTTAATCGACATCTGGGCAAAACTGGACAAGCCCGGAAGCTGCTTCTACGACATTACCTGGACGGGCGTTGTGGACCGCGAGCCTTCAGAGCGAGAGCAGCTTGTGTTTCAGACGGTGCGCGATGCGCGAGATGCTGCGATTCGTGCCATACAGCGGGCGTATAAAGCAGGTCTGCCGATCGCTGGATGGCAGGCGGACGACGCTGCTCGTGCGGTGATTCATGGGGCTGGCTTCGGGGAGTGGTTTACGCACCGAACTGGGCATAACATCGCTACCGAACTGCATGGGAACGGGGCGCATTTGGACAACCTCGAGACGCACGACGAACGGTTGCTGCTGCCGAATACGTGCTTCTCTGTCGAACCGGGGCTTTACTTCCCGGGCGAGTTCGGCGTGCGGAGCGAGATTAACATGATGACGCGACCGGGACACGCTGTCGTCACAGGGCGAATACAGACCGAGCTAGTGAGAATCTAA
- the infB gene encoding translation initiation factor IF-2, with the protein MSKVRINDLARELEVKSRPILDALEAIGVTGKTHSSSIEDDQAERVREYFKGGGRSSGASRQAAEQKPKFDLSNISKPGDAMKAILERKQAEAAGVRAVPPRAVVVAAPQAAPVAAPAGRPVAPATVAASSPAAPPAPRRIVPLPRQQAHIVAPPPAPPAIASKPPVGPVIAKPPVTVAAPPAERPVVVAAPVVTAAPPRPPVAPAVQSVAAAPVPVTAPIVAEPVPPSIALVEAAVTPATPVVEVAAATPAPPAGPAPRRVIMPQTGPRPIYTAPPVAPGAPQRGRPIFERPRPGQAPGTPGYRPGAPGMAPGARRPMHPTRTFPGGPGGAPGGAPGRPGFTPGGVRPAFGARPGFGARPGGAPGVAPGPGENPSGMRPAARPGQRRGGQRYEKSKEGPMKGFQPPPRYGGQQISREPLPITKTITVTEGISVKDLAEKLDVRGKDLIATLLMKGVFVTVNQSLDGELVKDVARQFGADAQVISVEEQLENEAIEGFLEDTTGMVEVTRSPVVTVMGHVDHGKTSLLDAIRSTDVAAGEAGGITQHIGAYKVRITKPDSPAFGREIVFLDTPGHEAFTRMRARGAKITDIVVIVVAADDGVMPQTLEAIDHAKAAKVPIIVAVNKIDKPEANPSKVIQQLATRGLQPSNQGGDTEFVEVSAKKHLGLDLLEEMICLVADISAPKAQPDRPAVGTVIEAKLDRGRGAVASILVQNGTLRLGDSYIVGNTFGKIRAMFDDRGRAITEAGPSTPVEILGLEGMPDAGDTFLVMADRDKAKGIAQYRKMKEREAQLAKSSRVSLEGLAEQIKHAGMKDLNLILKGDVQGSVEVLADSLQRMSTEKVRVRVLHSGVGAITESDVLLASASNAVVIGFNVRPDRKSAEVAERENVEIRLHSIIYELQDEITKAMYGLLEPVFKENYAGRAEVLQVFKITKVGQIAGCRVTDGLIRRDSQVRVLRDGVEVYKGKIASLKRVKDDVSEVRQGVECGIDLANFKDIKAGDIIEAFTTEKMADELGENSILARKAEKEKAATAAAAATTVTA; encoded by the coding sequence ATGAGCAAAGTTCGAATCAACGATCTGGCACGTGAACTGGAAGTAAAGAGCAGGCCAATTCTGGACGCGCTCGAAGCAATTGGCGTAACCGGAAAGACCCACTCCAGTTCCATCGAAGACGACCAGGCCGAGAGGGTCCGGGAGTACTTTAAGGGCGGAGGCCGCAGCTCAGGTGCATCGCGGCAGGCGGCAGAACAAAAGCCGAAGTTCGATCTATCGAACATCTCGAAGCCGGGCGATGCCATGAAGGCAATCCTCGAGCGCAAACAGGCTGAGGCCGCAGGCGTCAGGGCTGTTCCTCCTCGTGCGGTCGTAGTTGCCGCTCCTCAAGCAGCTCCGGTCGCTGCCCCGGCAGGGCGCCCCGTCGCTCCCGCTACAGTAGCTGCTTCGAGCCCGGCAGCGCCTCCTGCTCCGCGCCGCATTGTTCCCCTGCCACGTCAGCAAGCCCACATTGTTGCTCCTCCGCCAGCACCACCGGCCATTGCGAGCAAGCCTCCAGTAGGACCTGTGATTGCCAAGCCTCCGGTTACCGTTGCTGCGCCGCCGGCAGAACGGCCTGTAGTGGTCGCCGCTCCAGTTGTGACTGCAGCACCTCCTCGGCCACCTGTCGCGCCGGCTGTACAGTCTGTAGCGGCAGCACCCGTTCCTGTTACCGCGCCTATAGTTGCGGAGCCTGTTCCTCCTTCCATCGCTCTGGTAGAGGCCGCAGTAACTCCTGCCACTCCTGTGGTAGAGGTTGCCGCTGCAACTCCAGCGCCGCCCGCCGGCCCTGCACCGCGCCGCGTGATCATGCCGCAGACGGGGCCTCGTCCCATTTACACGGCACCGCCGGTTGCACCGGGTGCGCCGCAACGTGGGCGTCCCATCTTCGAGCGACCACGTCCGGGACAAGCCCCTGGAACTCCGGGATATCGTCCGGGTGCGCCGGGAATGGCTCCTGGAGCACGACGTCCGATGCACCCGACCCGCACCTTTCCGGGTGGCCCCGGTGGTGCTCCGGGCGGAGCGCCGGGACGTCCCGGCTTTACGCCTGGCGGTGTACGTCCTGCGTTTGGGGCACGGCCTGGTTTTGGCGCTCGCCCCGGCGGAGCGCCGGGAGTAGCTCCCGGACCGGGAGAGAATCCGAGCGGAATGCGTCCTGCTGCACGGCCAGGACAGCGCCGCGGTGGACAACGGTACGAGAAGTCGAAGGAAGGCCCGATGAAGGGCTTCCAGCCGCCACCACGTTACGGCGGCCAGCAGATCTCGCGTGAGCCCCTGCCAATCACCAAGACCATCACGGTGACCGAAGGCATCAGCGTCAAGGATCTTGCTGAGAAGCTGGACGTTCGCGGCAAAGACCTGATCGCAACCTTGCTGATGAAGGGCGTCTTCGTCACGGTCAACCAGTCGCTCGACGGTGAGTTGGTGAAGGATGTTGCGCGGCAGTTTGGCGCGGACGCTCAGGTCATCAGCGTGGAAGAGCAGCTCGAGAACGAGGCGATCGAAGGGTTCCTCGAAGATACGACTGGGATGGTCGAGGTTACGCGCTCGCCGGTGGTTACGGTCATGGGTCACGTCGATCACGGTAAGACCTCCCTGCTCGATGCGATCCGTTCGACCGATGTCGCAGCCGGCGAAGCTGGCGGAATCACGCAGCATATCGGTGCATACAAGGTTCGCATCACCAAGCCGGACTCGCCTGCGTTCGGACGCGAGATCGTCTTCCTGGATACACCGGGACACGAAGCATTTACCCGCATGCGTGCCCGCGGAGCCAAGATCACGGACATCGTTGTGATCGTTGTTGCCGCAGACGATGGCGTAATGCCGCAGACGCTTGAGGCGATCGATCATGCCAAAGCAGCAAAGGTGCCGATCATCGTGGCGGTCAACAAGATCGATAAGCCGGAAGCGAACCCTTCGAAGGTGATACAGCAACTAGCGACGCGAGGTCTTCAGCCCTCCAACCAGGGCGGCGATACCGAGTTTGTCGAAGTCTCTGCGAAGAAGCATCTCGGTCTCGATTTGCTCGAAGAGATGATCTGCCTGGTTGCGGATATCAGCGCCCCGAAGGCGCAGCCGGATCGTCCCGCAGTCGGTACCGTCATTGAGGCCAAGCTGGATCGCGGCCGCGGTGCGGTTGCCAGCATCCTCGTCCAGAACGGCACGTTGCGTTTGGGCGACAGCTACATCGTCGGCAATACGTTCGGCAAGATCCGCGCCATGTTCGACGACCGTGGACGCGCTATTACGGAAGCAGGTCCATCGACGCCGGTCGAGATCCTCGGTCTCGAGGGAATGCCGGACGCGGGAGACACCTTCCTCGTCATGGCGGACCGCGACAAAGCCAAGGGCATAGCGCAATATCGCAAGATGAAGGAGCGCGAGGCACAGCTGGCGAAGAGCTCGCGCGTATCGCTTGAAGGACTGGCAGAGCAGATCAAGCATGCTGGCATGAAGGATCTGAACCTGATCCTGAAGGGCGACGTGCAGGGTTCGGTCGAGGTGCTGGCCGATTCGCTGCAACGGATGTCGACCGAGAAGGTTCGCGTACGCGTGCTGCACTCGGGTGTCGGCGCTATCACCGAATCCGACGTACTGCTGGCATCGGCATCGAATGCGGTCGTTATCGGCTTCAATGTTCGGCCGGATCGCAAATCGGCTGAGGTTGCCGAGCGCGAGAACGTTGAGATTCGTCTGCACTCAATTATCTATGAGTTGCAGGATGAGATCACGAAGGCAATGTATGGTCTGCTCGAGCCGGTATTCAAAGAGAATTACGCCGGTCGCGCTGAGGTGCTTCAGGTCTTCAAGATCACCAAGGTCGGCCAAATTGCCGGTTGCCGTGTTACAGACGGGCTCATCCGACGCGACTCGCAGGTCCGTGTACTGCGTGATGGCGTTGAGGTGTACAAGGGCAAGATCGCTTCTCTCAAACGCGTCAAGGACGACGTCTCCGAGGTTCGTCAGGGAGTCGAATGCGGTATCGACCTCGCCAACTTCAAGGACATCAAGGCGGGCGATATTATCGAAGCCTTCACGACCGAGAAGATGGCAGATGAGCTGGGAGAGAACTCAATCCTTGCTCGAAAGGCCGAGAAGGAAAAGGCTGCTACGGCTGCCGCTGCGGCAACAACCGTCACCGCATAA
- the nusA gene encoding transcription termination factor NusA produces MASVLYQSIETLSRDKGIEPEVVVGAVEDAIALATRKYYKTQENMRAEMDRETGEIRAYVFKTVVETPELVEDEINQITLDQARELAPEVEVGGELRFYKDTTPLGRIAAQMAKQVIFQKVREAERDTVFNEYNHRAGEVLTATVKRLEPMDVIFDLGKAEARMPKREQSRLEQFSVGERVRVVLLRVDRAAKGPQVIVSRAAPALVQNLFQSEVPEIYDGTVSIRAIAREAGERTKIAVMSRDKDVDPVGACVGMKGMRVQSIIRELRGEKIDIIEFSEEITTFAEKALQPAKVSRVSIVDLGEKQIEVIVDDTQLSLAIGKKGQNVRLAAKLLQWKIDIKSEEEKRQEVEQQMQAMSGGPTTPIEQISALGETILEKLIAAGITTVEELADMTPEQLEEVPGIGEKTVEKISVAVREYFEAGADRATTESSVARESAEEASTEVSSIEKTPEEILANEAGTGHATEVKYLSTEDISDAEEAGSASDAFSDADAREEVIELDNDTVDSLVNESQEISDEGIDTEGHDRG; encoded by the coding sequence ATGGCAAGTGTTCTGTATCAGTCGATCGAGACGTTGAGCCGCGATAAGGGGATCGAGCCCGAGGTAGTAGTCGGTGCCGTCGAGGACGCCATCGCGCTGGCGACCCGCAAGTACTACAAAACGCAGGAAAATATGCGGGCGGAGATGGATCGCGAGACAGGCGAGATCCGGGCTTATGTCTTCAAAACGGTGGTCGAAACTCCGGAGTTGGTCGAAGACGAGATCAACCAGATCACGCTCGATCAGGCTCGAGAGCTGGCTCCCGAGGTCGAGGTCGGCGGTGAACTACGCTTCTACAAGGACACCACGCCGCTAGGCCGCATTGCGGCACAGATGGCCAAGCAGGTCATCTTCCAGAAGGTTCGCGAAGCCGAGCGGGATACGGTCTTCAATGAGTACAACCACCGTGCTGGCGAGGTGCTGACGGCGACGGTGAAGCGTCTGGAGCCGATGGATGTGATCTTCGACCTGGGCAAGGCCGAGGCGCGGATGCCGAAGCGTGAGCAGTCGCGGCTGGAGCAGTTCTCGGTTGGTGAGCGGGTCCGTGTTGTGCTGCTGCGCGTGGATCGTGCTGCCAAAGGGCCACAGGTCATCGTGTCACGCGCCGCTCCAGCACTGGTGCAGAACCTGTTCCAGAGCGAGGTTCCCGAGATCTACGACGGCACTGTGAGCATCCGTGCGATTGCACGTGAGGCTGGCGAGCGCACAAAGATCGCCGTGATGAGCCGCGACAAGGACGTCGATCCGGTCGGCGCGTGCGTAGGCATGAAGGGAATGCGCGTGCAGTCGATCATTCGCGAACTGCGCGGCGAGAAGATCGACATCATCGAGTTCTCCGAAGAGATCACGACCTTTGCCGAGAAGGCCTTACAGCCAGCGAAGGTAAGCCGCGTCTCGATCGTCGATCTTGGCGAAAAGCAGATCGAGGTGATCGTGGATGACACGCAGCTGTCGCTGGCGATCGGCAAGAAGGGCCAGAACGTCCGGCTAGCGGCAAAGCTACTGCAATGGAAGATCGACATCAAGAGCGAAGAGGAGAAGCGTCAAGAGGTCGAGCAGCAGATGCAGGCGATGTCGGGCGGACCGACGACGCCGATCGAACAGATCAGCGCTCTGGGCGAGACGATTCTTGAGAAGTTGATCGCGGCAGGCATCACCACCGTGGAAGAGCTTGCGGATATGACGCCGGAGCAGCTCGAAGAGGTTCCTGGCATTGGCGAGAAGACGGTCGAGAAGATCTCGGTTGCGGTACGCGAATACTTTGAAGCAGGCGCGGATCGTGCAACCACTGAGAGCTCCGTTGCACGTGAAAGTGCCGAAGAAGCATCTACTGAGGTCAGCTCCATCGAGAAGACACCCGAAGAGATTCTGGCAAACGAGGCCGGAACGGGCCACGCAACAGAGGTCAAGTATCTTTCGACCGAAGACATCAGTGACGCGGAGGAGGCGGGTTCGGCAAGCGACGCTTTCAGCGACGCGGATGCCCGCGAGGAAGTAATCGAGCTGGACAACGACACAGTAGACAGCCTGGTGAACGAGAGCCAGGAGATCTCCGATGAGGGGATCGACACCGAAGGACATGATCGTGGCTAG